From a single Arachis hypogaea cultivar Tifrunner chromosome 3, arahy.Tifrunner.gnm2.J5K5, whole genome shotgun sequence genomic region:
- the LOC140183533 gene encoding glutathione S-transferase T3-like encodes MLISAWLNISTDPVVGTDQKGETFWSRIHSYCVEFCTDMTRGVVACKKRWYKINKAVAQFAGCYDQASRNIRSGSNADDIKELAYKLYSTNYGQKFTFERHWNMLRLEQKWRSQLPTQSGGSKRTKVSATRA; translated from the coding sequence ATGTTGATCAGTGCATGGTTAAATATTTCAACTGACCCTGTAGTTGGTACCGATCAAAAGGGGGAAACATTTTGGAGTCGAATTCATAGCTACTGTGTAGAATTTTGCACCGACATGACAAGGGGGGTAGTTGCATGTAAGAAACGATGGTATAAGATCAACAAGGCTGTTGCACAATTTGCTGGTTGCTACGATCAAGCTAGTCGAAACATAAGGAGTGGTTCGAACGCTGATGATATAAAGGAGTTGGCTTATAAACTTTATTCCACAAATTATGGTCAAAAGTTCACTTTTGAGAGGCATTGGAACATGCTTCGATTGGAGCAAAAATGGAGAAGCCAACTACCTACACAGAGTGGCGGCTCAAAGAGAACCAAGGTTAGTGCAACTAGAGCATAA
- the LOC140183534 gene encoding uncharacterized protein, which produces MARNFDDMFNEALYGKRRRQDNTLIDNWIDEYLLEDSEEEDIDRSPIPIPRRWINRDREAGHDRLFQDYFADEPVYNADIFRRRFRMRRDVFLRIVDALSNVYPYFQQRVDATGRRGLSPLQKCTAAIRMLAYGVAADAVDDYVRIGESTTIECLEKFVEGVISVFQDEYLRKPNPNDVQRLLQMAEGRGFPGMLGSIDCMHWQWKNCPKAWKGMYMSGYRGVATIVLEVVASSDLWIWHAFFGVSGSNNDINVLDRSPVFDDILNDRAPEVNYTINGNNYTMGYYLADGIYPEWATFVKSISKPQGEKRKLFAQYQEGQRKDVERAFGVLQARFAIIRGPARFWEKKKLANIMRACIILHNMIVEDERDSYAGNFAQGLEVSQFMYSPIIDH; this is translated from the exons atggctagaaattttgatgatatgttcaatgaggctttgtatggcaaAAGAAGACGGCAAGATAACACACTCATAGATAATTGGATCGATGAGTATTTACTCgaagattcagaagaagaagatatcgatAGAAGCCCTATCCCAATTCCTCGTAGATGGATCAACAGAGATCGAGAAGCAGGACATGATCGCCTTTTCCAAGATTACTTTGCAGATGAACCGGTGTATAATGCTGACATTTTCCGACGGAGATTTCGAATGAGAAGAGATGTGTTCCTTCGGATAGTAGACGCTCTCTCAAACGTCTATCCGTATTTCCAACAGAGGGTTgatgcaactggaagaagaggcttgTCGCCACTTCAGAAATGTACCGCTGCGATACGGATGTTAGCATATGGCGTTGCAGCTGAtgctgttgatgattatgtgcgcataggcgagagcactacaatcgaatgcttggaaaaatttgttgaaggtgtcattTCCGTGTTCCAGGATGAATACTTGCGAAAACCTAATCCAAATGACGTACAACGCCTGCTACAAATGGCGGAAGGTCGTGGCTTCCCTGGCATGTTGGgtagcattgactgcatgcattggcaatggaaaaattgtccaaaggcatggaaaggtatgtacatgagtggttatcgtGGGGTTGCAACCATAGTACTTGAGGTTGTAGCATCTTCAGACCTTTGGATATGGCATGCATTCTTTGGAGTTTCTGGTTCAAATAATGATATCAACGTGTTAGATCGTTCTCCAGTGTTTGATGATATTCTAAACGACCGTGCTCCGGAGGTAAATTATACAattaatggtaataattatacaatgggatactatttagcagatggtatttatcctgaatgggccacatttgtcaaatcaatctcaaagccacaaggtgagaaacgcaagttatttgcacaataccaagaagggcaaagaaaagatgtggaacgagcattcggagtgttgcaagcacgctttgcaattatacgtggtccagctcgtttttgggaaaagaaaaagcttgccaacataatgagagcttgtattatattgcataatatgattgttgaggatgaaagagacagctatgcaggaaattttgctcaaggcttaga agTCTCTCAATTCATGTACTCTCCTATCATTGATCATTGA